The following coding sequences are from one Rhipicephalus microplus isolate Deutch F79 chromosome 3, USDA_Rmic, whole genome shotgun sequence window:
- the LOC119163443 gene encoding uncharacterized protein LOC119163443, which translates to MMDSEAQRILLSLIQHQAPSSTEDAVLRTNMAGDVPRRGSEEMRMELRLPCVETGGDGTDTLHLPAPTASRSADGETGAQSKPSGSRRGGGAAEWTEGQTRLLLEYYLKYFPQIGPFKKFKNRKQAFKQISMDIEAVLGIAKTPEQCENRYKTVIRRRKASSDHNKRSGASPTPVPFDDEVKKIESIDDSIEPEVERDASGATFKASPESPAVLSPANTTEENKTQSSNPDTKPRVGTARLAHMQLFFTEMRALQEEKEAQKAARRQEKENRRAERQAERQVLREERRKMHEEKMEILRQAFGLPK; encoded by the exons ATGATGGACTCGGAAGCTCAGCGCATCCTACTGTCTTTAATTCAACACCAGGCACCATCTAGTACGGAAG ATGCAGTTCTGCGTACAAATATGGCTGGCGATGTGCCAAGGCGAGGGAGCGAAGAAATGCGCATGGAGCTCAGATTGCCATGCGTTGAAACAGGAGGTG ATGGCACAGATACTCTGCACCTGCCAGCTCCCACTGCATCAAGATCAGCTGACGGGGAGACTGGTGCTCAAAGCAAGCCATCAGGCTCCAGGAGAGGAGGTGGAG CTGCTGAATGGACAGAGGGGCAAACAAGGCTGCTCCTAGAGTACTACCTCAAATATTTCCCTCAGATTGGCCCATTTAAAAAATTCAAAAACAGGAAGCAAGCCTTTAAACAAATATCGATGGACATCGAGGCTGTGCTTGGCATAGCCAAAACCCCAGAACAGTGTGAAAATAGGTACAAAACAGTAATTAGGCGTCGGAAGGCGTCTTCCGACCATAACAAAAGGTCTGGTGCTTCACCCACCCCTGTGCCTTTTGACGACgaggtgaaaaaaattgaaagcattGATGACAGCATTGAACCGGAGGTAGAGCGAGACGCCTCAGGGGCTACATTCAAAGCCTCGCCCGAATCTCCGGCCGTGTTGTcacctgccaacaccactgaGGAAAATAAGACGCAGTCCTCAAATCCCGACACGAAGCCACGGGTAGGAACTGCACGCCTGGCACACATGCAGTTGTTTTTTACTGAAATGAGGGCACTGCAAGAAGAAAAGGAGGCTCAAAAGGCGGCCAGacgtcaagaaaaagaaaatcgaaGAGCTGAAAGGCAGGCCGAGCGACAGGTGCTTCGTGAAGAGCGGCGCAAAATGcatgaagaaaaaatggagatTCTCCGTCAGGCCTTTGGACTTCCAAAATAA